Genomic segment of Deltaproteobacteria bacterium:
GTTGGTGTGGGAGGCCCAGCGAGTTTCGCGCGTTGGGGTTTGAGGGCGTGCTCAATGAGGTGTTGGCGACCGACATAGGTCCCCGAGATCGGGCAGGTGCCCAGTACAGTCCACGTGGCGGTATCAGCCAGCAAATTGAAGAAGGTCATGCCATCACCGTTTGCCGCGGAGCCGCACATAGAGGGTCGCGCCGTAGTACGCAAAACCGAGACTCTGCGCGAGCGCGAGCGAGTGTGTATTCCACGCGACCGCGCGCCATTGGAGAATTAAGCCACGAGCGAAGGCTGCGGTCGCGAGCGCCTGGATGGCGGCCTGCGCAAATCCGCGGCGCCGGTGGTCTGGATGGGTAGCGACGCTAATATGCGCAATAGAAGGTAGCCAAAGTTCGTAGCTTGCTACGGCACAGAGGCTATCACCGGAGAACACACCAAATGCAGGTACAGCATCCGCAGTGACTCCACTCTCTTCGATTTCGTGTGGAGGGAGTGCCGCGACGAGCGCACGATAAGCAGCCGCATCTGCCGTAGAAAGTGCGCGACCACGGTGAGGCTGTGCTGCCCGAAACGTCGTGTCATCGGCATAGAGGCAGTACTCTTTTTGTCGAGCGCCACCGTTCTGCTCTCCGTTACTCGGGTTACAAATTCGGCATCCTTCTGAGTCTTGTTACTCGGTGTGTTTCCATACAGGTTCGTCCACACTTTCTGGACCAGCGTGATACTCTGCGGGAGTTGTTGCTTCCCTAAGGGGCCATCTGTACAGCGGCTAATGATGAGGACGGGGTGCTTTCGTTCTTCCACTTCATCAGGATCGGCAATGCGAAACGCTCGCATCTCATCACAAAAGCTCGGGTGCGCTTGTCCTGCGTCAGAGACGGTAACGACGGCAGGAGTGCCGAACACTTTCAGACAGTGATCTTTTTGTGGAGCAGGACAGCGGTTACACACCTCCTGAGGATCATACACCCGGTACGGTGGTGACAGCGTTAATATGTTTGCCATATCGTTAGAGGTAATCTTCGAGAGAAGCGACTGACCAGCAAGAGCGGATACGCATATTCCGTGCTGAAGAAAGACGGCCAGGAGAACGATGTGTAGTCTCGTATATGTTTGTCGTACGGGTTTCATAGTCCTGGTCCATATCGGGGATTCCGTGAAACGCTTTATCGGTTGTCCAGCGAGGAAGGGAGGAGCGTTGTTTGTCAGCGTTGCTCTTCTCGTGCCGCTTCTCCTATTCATGCTGGAGCGTTGCAAGTGCCGACCCTCAAGAAAGATGGACACCCGTGCCTGGACTCGCAGGAGGACAAGTACTTGCACGGAGAACCATGGTATCAGCGGCCGATGCCACCAAAACGATGGTGACTACCTCAAAGCTAGCGAAAAATGACGATCCGTATCACATCATCCAACGGATATTGGCTGAGGCGATTGAAGTAAAGAGCGAGTCAACGGATGACACTGCACGCGCCACGTTATGCGAAGAATTACAAAAGGCCGAAGAGACGGCCAATAGCCAGAAAGAAGAAAGACGTGACTTCTGGTCTAGAGCGAACGTCGCTGATTGTGTGCTCGTACGCGCGCTACTTGATCACAACCTCGAAGCGCAAGTCGATACTATCGTCAAACTGTATCGCGAAGCCCAGTCGCGCGGTGCATCGTTACGCGAATGGCGTTCCATCGTCGAGAATTTAGATTT
This window contains:
- a CDS encoding GNAT family N-acetyltransferase, coding for MCNPSNGEQNGGARQKEYCLYADDTTFRAAQPHRGRALSTADAAAYRALVAALPPHEIEESGVTADAVPAFGVFSGDSLCAVASYELWLPSIAHISVATHPDHRRRGFAQAAIQALATAAFARGLILQWRAVAWNTHSLALAQSLGFAYYGATLYVRLRGKR
- a CDS encoding nuclear transport factor 2 family protein — translated: MTFFNLLADTATWTVLGTCPISGTYVGRQHLIEHALKPQRAKLAGPPTPT